The Medicago truncatula cultivar Jemalong A17 chromosome 7, MtrunA17r5.0-ANR, whole genome shotgun sequence genome includes the window ttattttatcaaaaaatgtaATAAGCTAGTTAAAGTAAACCATAAACTTACGGTAAAATGACTATTAACAAACATGTCTTATTTAATCATACGATAAACTATAGACTATCATATATAAATTATCTTGTTATATTTGTGAAACTGGCTCTTAAAAGATTGTTTAGAGTAAATTATGAGTCTTAAAAAATGATGATACTTTCCATATCTACAATTTTTCATGTATATCTTATTAACTATTTATCCAATAACTTATTCTTATAATTTTCTTACTACCAATTAGGTCGCtaacaaaaataaacttaaattaatCTCAAACTAATATGTCACATGATTGATTGTTCAAACAATCAAAttcatacaacttttttttaaactaaatatccaataaaaaaaaaaatcgactaATTTGAAATGTCCGATCCCAACGTTCACGTGGGGTCCACATTTCAAGTTTACACGACTAAACCAACCCACATGAGTTCAAATCCTCACCGTTAATTAAGAGTTTAAGGTGGTTCCTCATTGTTTGAACACATCATCGCGGCGTTCCTAGTCACTACTCCACCTCACATTCCTTATCTTCCATCTTCTCATCACCATCCTCGAGTTTCCGACGACAACTTaatttcataacccccaaaagaaaaaatgaacacTTTAATCCATTCTTCAAACCATTACCTTTGTAGGGTACCCTACCCTTTAGTCTCTCCAGTTCTAACCAACAAAAGCAACCTTCCAAAGTTCCTTTCAACCTTTAGACGCTCACCTTATCCCATTGCATGTGCAACTTCCAATGAAGAAGTTGTAGAAGAGGTTAAAGTAGTTGAATCCAACACCAATGAAGAAAGCACTTCTTCTACTTTTTCTACTCCAATAGACAAAGAACTTAAAAAGGTTGGTTGCTTCAGACCATCTTccttcaattttcatttcaaatcatGTTTTAAGGACACCCATTTTGTAAAAATCTATGCTTTTCTAAAAATTGATTAAGGGTCTGTTtgtattgatttatttgagcttatttatTGACATAGTCACTTTTCAGACTATCTGGGATAACTCATGGAAAGAGTCTATGCCAtgataataagctgttttcaacttattttctatgtagttatagaaataacttgtacacaatcatatatatgataagcgcttatactataagtgcttaattaagttgtttatggAAACAGGGGGCTTCACTTAGAaaggtttttgttgttgcatgttgCTTGAGAGTATATGAGGGTGTTAGAAAGATAGAAAAAatggtgatttttgtttttgaaatgttTGCTTTTGAATTGATAGGTGGCTCAGAAGACAGCTGCAACCTTTGCACCGAGAGCTTCCACGGCGTCAAAAAACCCCGCAGTGCCTGGAAGTACCTTGTATACTGTTTTTGAAGTTCAAGCGTATGTATCAATGTTATTGGGTGGAGCTTTGTCTTTTAATCTCATTTTCCCTTCAGACCAACCTGATCTTTGGAGATTGATGGGAATGTGGTCCATTTGGATGTTCAGTAAGTTCAAAACCTACCAATTTTTTATCTTGATTTTGAAAGTTGCATAAATGAACAAGTGCTGGAATGGCAGTTCATGCTTTTCCAGTTATCATTCTGCTGAATGTTTGATTGATTGGTTATTTGAATTTCACAACCTTTTGTAAATATGAGAAAGAATATTAGGTTTTGAGACATTTGTGTCTAACTTAACCCATCAAAATTAGCTTGTAATTGAAAATTGTCTAGAATTTATAAGTTGTATTTAGACATAATCTTTAGCCAATGTTAAACTTGAGTATTACCCAATGGTGACCCATTAACATATCTAGGATAGACTTTAATAGAGTCATAGATTTGTATCGTAACTCAATTCCATAAACCAGACTTATAAGGCGAGGATCATCAGACTTTAGTTTTTTCAAATGAACAATTTTGCTTTTGAAACTGATTGTAATTATGACCAATAGTTGTTCCAGCTCCTTCATGCAAGATCTAATTGCTATGATTCTTTACTTGGAGTAAAAGTTTTGTGATAAATGcaattcatttatatatatgcaGCAATTCCTTCCTTGCGAGCTCGAGATTGCTCAAAGAATGAGAAAGAAGCTCTCAACTATCTTTTCCTCCTAGTCCCCCTGCTCAATGTTGCAATCCCATTCTTTTTGAAGTCCTTTGCTGTTGTTTGGTCGGCAGATATAATAGCTTTCTTTGGAATGTATGCATGGAAGGTACATACAATTTCTTAGGATTTATTCCTCTAATGAGCAATAGACTAAAGTAAAATATCTCTATCATCAACAGTTTAATTGTGTTACTTTGTACTAAAAAGTGAGTTGATTTTGAGCCAAGTTATCAAgatttgacaatattttctttttcttgcagcTTGGATGGCTCCAGAAAACAGACTAGTTGGCCCAACCTGGCGGTTAACTCTTTGAAGGCCAGTTGACTCTTGACTTTCTCATGGATCTcaattatatattatacatgACAAAGCAAATGAGATGCAACATTTCTTCAAGTGTTCCATAGATCACAGTCATCAACAAAGGATGAAAGAATTCGGCGTGGAAATTCCAGGTGCTTTTGTGTCTACTAGGGAGTTAGATGTCAAAGGAAGAAAATGCTTATACATTCTTTATTGTGCATGACAtttcagaaaaattaaaattatttagttaGATCAACATCCTCC containing:
- the LOC25499066 gene encoding protein RESISTANCE TO PHYTOPHTHORA 1, chloroplastic; translated protein: MNTLIHSSNHYLCRVPYPLVSPVLTNKSNLPKFLSTFRRSPYPIACATSNEEVVEEVKVVESNTNEESTSSTFSTPIDKELKKVAQKTAATFAPRASTASKNPAVPGSTLYTVFEVQAYVSMLLGGALSFNLIFPSDQPDLWRLMGMWSIWMFTIPSLRARDCSKNEKEALNYLFLLVPLLNVAIPFFLKSFAVVWSADIIAFFGMYAWKLGWLQKTD